Proteins encoded in a region of the Streptomyces sp. PCS3-D2 genome:
- a CDS encoding PLP-dependent aminotransferase family protein, whose protein sequence is MNRQVARTADRTIASRQLAALLPADVRARPGYRSLAEAVRTLILDGRIALHVRLPAERELAEAVGASRATVTGAYDLLRESGYVRSRRGAGTWTELPDGHGPVGAHALVGAGGHDADGGTGIDLAIAAMGAPEGALADALAQAALQLPEAARTPGYHPYGLPDLRTAVAERFTRRGLPTRPEQILVTSGAQHAFTLVTALLCQAGDRVVTENPTYANALDALRRARLRTAPIAVSDTGWDMEIAESTLHQTVPRLAYVIPDFHNPTGALMPEEQRLRLLAATRRTGTWLVVDETMAEIALDVPAPAPLASLAPRGGTDHVVTIGSLSKTHWGGLRVGWVRAAAKMITELTAARVSADMTGSVLDQLVALHLLAGMDRTLPARLDLLRDRRAALTDSLRQHTPGWSWRIPPGGLSLWVDLGEPVSSALAERAAAAGVHITRGARFGVDPGTFEHRLRIPYTLPADRLDEAVRRLAAAFHDGVPLRSPVDRPHWVA, encoded by the coding sequence GTGAACAGGCAAGTGGCCCGGACGGCTGACAGAACCATCGCCAGCCGACAGCTCGCAGCGCTGCTCCCCGCCGACGTACGCGCCCGCCCCGGCTACCGGTCACTCGCCGAAGCCGTCCGCACGCTGATCCTCGACGGCCGCATCGCCCTGCACGTGCGCCTGCCCGCCGAACGCGAACTCGCCGAAGCCGTCGGCGCCAGCCGCGCCACCGTCACCGGCGCCTACGACCTGCTCCGCGAGAGCGGCTACGTCCGCAGCCGGCGCGGCGCCGGCACCTGGACCGAGCTCCCCGACGGCCACGGCCCCGTCGGAGCCCACGCCCTCGTCGGCGCCGGCGGCCACGACGCCGACGGCGGCACCGGCATCGACCTGGCCATCGCCGCCATGGGCGCCCCCGAAGGCGCCCTCGCCGACGCCCTCGCACAGGCCGCCCTGCAGCTGCCCGAGGCCGCCCGCACCCCCGGCTACCACCCCTACGGCCTGCCCGACCTCCGCACGGCCGTCGCCGAACGCTTCACCCGGCGCGGCCTGCCCACCCGCCCCGAGCAGATCCTCGTCACCTCCGGTGCCCAGCATGCCTTCACCCTGGTCACAGCCCTGCTCTGCCAGGCAGGAGACCGGGTCGTCACGGAGAACCCCACCTACGCCAACGCCCTGGACGCGCTGCGCCGAGCCCGGCTGCGCACCGCGCCCATCGCCGTCTCCGACACCGGCTGGGACATGGAGATCGCCGAGTCCACGCTGCACCAGACCGTGCCGAGGCTGGCCTACGTGATCCCCGACTTCCACAACCCGACGGGCGCGCTCATGCCCGAGGAGCAGCGGCTGCGGCTGCTCGCGGCGACCCGGCGCACCGGCACCTGGCTGGTGGTCGACGAGACCATGGCCGAGATCGCCCTGGACGTGCCCGCCCCCGCGCCCCTGGCCTCGCTGGCGCCGCGCGGCGGCACGGACCACGTGGTGACCATCGGATCGCTCAGCAAGACCCACTGGGGCGGCCTGCGCGTCGGCTGGGTCCGAGCCGCCGCGAAGATGATCACCGAGCTGACGGCCGCGCGGGTCTCCGCCGACATGACCGGCTCGGTCCTCGACCAGCTCGTCGCGCTCCACCTGCTGGCCGGCATGGACCGTACCCTGCCCGCCCGGCTCGACCTGCTGCGCGATCGGCGCGCGGCCCTGACGGACTCGCTCCGGCAGCACACCCCGGGATGGTCCTGGCGGATCCCGCCCGGCGGCCTCTCGCTCTGGGTCGACCTCGGCGAGCCGGTCAGCTCGGCCCTGGCCGAACGGGCCGCGGCCGCCGGCGTGCACATCACCCGCGGCGCCCGCTTCGGCGTCGACCCGGGCACCTTCGAACACCGCCTCCGCATCCCGTACACCCTCCCCGCCGACCGCCTGGACGAGGCCGTGCGCCGCCTCGCGGCGGCCTTCCACGACGGGGTTCCGCTCCGCTCGCCGGTGGACCGCCCGCACTGGGTGGCGTAG
- a CDS encoding response regulator transcription factor has translation MTIRLLLADDHPVVRAGLRAVLDTEADFAVVAEAATAERAVELAAREPVDVVLMDLQFGPGMHGSEATALITARPGAPRVLVLTTYDTDADILAAVEAGASGYLLKDAPPEELAAAVRTAAAGQSALAPAVALRLMDRMRTPAEALTKRELEVLQLVADGLSNQQISKQLFLSQATVKSHLVHVYAKLGVESRTAAVAAAATRRLIRTP, from the coding sequence GTGACCATCCGTCTCCTGCTCGCCGACGACCACCCCGTGGTCCGGGCGGGCCTGCGCGCGGTGCTGGACACCGAGGCGGACTTCGCGGTGGTGGCCGAGGCGGCCACCGCCGAGCGGGCGGTGGAGCTGGCCGCCCGGGAACCGGTGGACGTGGTGCTGATGGACCTCCAGTTCGGGCCGGGCATGCACGGCTCCGAGGCGACGGCCCTGATCACGGCCCGTCCGGGCGCCCCCCGGGTGCTGGTGCTGACGACGTACGACACGGACGCGGACATCCTGGCGGCAGTGGAGGCGGGAGCCTCCGGCTACCTGCTCAAGGATGCCCCGCCGGAGGAGCTGGCGGCGGCGGTGCGCACGGCCGCCGCGGGCCAGTCGGCGCTCGCCCCGGCGGTGGCGCTGCGCCTGATGGACCGGATGCGCACGCCCGCGGAGGCGTTGACGAAACGGGAGCTGGAGGTGCTCCAGCTCGTGGCGGACGGCCTCTCGAACCAGCAGATCTCCAAGCAGCTGTTCCTCAGCCAGGCCACGGTCAAGTCGCACCTGGTCCACGTCTACGCGAAGCTCGGCGTCGAATCGCGCACGGCGGCGGTCGCGGCGGCCGCCACCCGCCGTCTGATCCGCACTCCCTAG
- a CDS encoding nucleobase:cation symporter-2 family protein codes for MAQPPRFRKDAVAVPEEKHPVDETLPPLKMFTSGLQHVAAMYAGVVAPPMIVGPAVGLSATETAFLMGASLFTAGLATLLQTLGFWKVGARLPFVNGVSFAGVTPMIAIGKGEGADALPVIFGAIIVAGVVGFLAAPYFGKLVRFFPPVVTGTVITLIGVSLLPVAFNWSQGGNRTATDYGSMKNIGMAAVTLVIVLLMRKFLRGFLQQISILLGLVAGTLIALPLGMTSFDAVKNASVVGFPTPFHFGAPQFQVAAIVSMCIVMLVCMTESTADILALGKIVGRPADERTIAGGLRADTLGSAISPLFNGFMCSAFAQNIGLVAMTRVRSRFVVAAGGGILILLGLCPMAASVIGVVPLPVLGGAGIVLFGSVAASGIQTLAGAAMEKGENALIVAASVGIGLIPIAAPEFYHAFPKDLLVVLDSGISTGCVVAIVLNLAFNHLGARKGAASGAAPEPVPVH; via the coding sequence GTGGCCCAACCGCCCAGGTTCCGCAAAGACGCAGTCGCAGTACCGGAGGAGAAGCACCCGGTCGACGAGACCCTGCCTCCTCTGAAGATGTTCACCAGCGGCCTCCAGCACGTGGCCGCCATGTACGCGGGTGTCGTGGCCCCGCCCATGATCGTCGGCCCCGCGGTCGGACTCTCCGCCACCGAGACCGCCTTCCTGATGGGCGCCTCGCTCTTCACCGCCGGACTCGCCACCCTCCTGCAGACCCTCGGGTTCTGGAAGGTCGGCGCCAGGCTCCCCTTCGTCAACGGCGTCTCCTTCGCCGGTGTGACCCCGATGATCGCCATAGGGAAGGGGGAGGGTGCCGATGCCCTGCCCGTCATCTTCGGCGCGATCATCGTCGCCGGGGTGGTCGGCTTCCTCGCCGCCCCCTACTTCGGCAAGCTCGTCCGCTTCTTCCCGCCCGTCGTCACGGGCACCGTCATCACCCTGATCGGCGTCTCGCTCCTGCCCGTGGCCTTCAACTGGTCACAGGGCGGCAACCGGACCGCCACCGACTACGGCTCGATGAAGAACATCGGCATGGCCGCCGTCACCCTGGTGATCGTCCTGCTCATGCGCAAGTTCCTGCGCGGATTCCTCCAGCAGATCTCCATCCTGCTCGGCCTGGTCGCGGGGACCCTGATCGCCCTTCCGCTGGGGATGACCAGCTTCGACGCCGTCAAGAACGCCTCGGTGGTCGGCTTCCCCACTCCGTTCCACTTCGGTGCCCCGCAGTTCCAGGTGGCCGCGATCGTCTCGATGTGCATCGTCATGCTCGTCTGCATGACCGAGTCCACCGCCGACATCCTCGCCCTGGGCAAGATCGTCGGCCGGCCGGCGGACGAGAGGACCATCGCAGGAGGCCTGCGCGCCGACACCCTCGGCAGCGCGATCAGCCCGCTCTTCAACGGCTTCATGTGCAGCGCCTTCGCCCAGAACATCGGCCTGGTCGCCATGACCAGGGTGCGCAGCCGGTTCGTCGTCGCCGCCGGCGGCGGCATCCTGATCCTGCTGGGCCTGTGTCCCATGGCGGCCTCGGTGATCGGAGTGGTCCCGCTGCCCGTCCTCGGCGGCGCCGGCATCGTCCTCTTCGGTTCGGTGGCCGCCAGCGGCATCCAGACCCTGGCCGGAGCGGCCATGGAGAAGGGCGAGAACGCCCTGATCGTCGCCGCATCCGTCGGCATCGGCCTGATCCCGATCGCCGCGCCGGAGTTCTACCACGCCTTCCCGAAGGACCTGCTGGTCGTCCTCGACTCCGGCATCAGCACCGGCTGCGTGGTGGCGATCGTGCTGAACCTGGCCTTCAACCACCTCGGCGCCAGGAAGGGCGCGGCCTCGGGGGCCGCACCCGAACCGGTGCCGGTCCACTGA
- the pucL gene encoding factor-independent urate hydroxylase, translating to MATILGQNQYGKAENRVVKITRDGDTHHIKDLNVSVALSGDMDDVHYSGSNANVLPTDTTKNTVYAFAKEYGIESAEQFGIHLARWFVGSQEPIQRARIRIEEYAWERIATSDANSKFIGADEVKHSFVRQGQETRVTQITYDGQNWEVISGLKDLVVMNSTNSEFWGYVKDKYTTLQEAYDRILATQVSGRWRFNWSDDEQRMPNWEKSYAETRKHMLQAFAETYSLSLQQTLYQMGSRIINHRSEIDEVRFSLPNKHHFLVDLEPFGLKNDNEVYFAADRPYGLIEATILRDGADARIPVDMTNL from the coding sequence ATGGCCACGATTCTGGGCCAGAACCAGTACGGCAAAGCAGAGAACCGCGTCGTCAAGATCACGCGGGACGGCGACACGCACCACATCAAGGACCTGAACGTCTCGGTCGCCCTCTCCGGCGACATGGACGACGTCCACTACTCCGGCTCGAACGCCAACGTCCTGCCGACGGACACCACCAAGAACACGGTGTATGCGTTCGCCAAGGAGTACGGCATCGAGTCCGCCGAGCAGTTCGGCATCCACCTGGCCCGCTGGTTCGTGGGCAGCCAGGAGCCGATCCAGCGCGCGCGCATCCGGATCGAGGAGTACGCCTGGGAGCGGATCGCCACGTCCGACGCGAACTCCAAGTTCATCGGCGCCGACGAGGTCAAGCACTCCTTCGTCCGCCAGGGCCAGGAGACCCGCGTCACCCAGATCACCTACGACGGCCAGAACTGGGAGGTCATCTCCGGCCTCAAGGACCTGGTCGTCATGAACTCCACGAACTCCGAGTTCTGGGGCTACGTGAAGGACAAGTACACGACCCTGCAGGAGGCGTACGACCGCATCCTGGCCACCCAGGTGTCGGGCCGCTGGCGCTTCAACTGGTCGGACGACGAGCAGCGGATGCCCAACTGGGAGAAGTCCTATGCCGAGACCCGCAAGCACATGCTGCAGGCCTTCGCCGAGACCTACTCCCTCTCGCTGCAGCAGACCCTCTACCAGATGGGTTCGCGCATCATCAACCACCGTTCGGAGATCGACGAGGTCCGCTTCTCGCTCCCGAACAAGCACCACTTCCTCGTCGACCTGGAGCCCTTCGGCCTCAAGAACGACAACGAGGTGTACTTCGCCGCGGACCGTCCGTACGGTCTGATCGAGGCCACGATCCTGCGGGACGGCGCCGACGCGCGCATTCCGGTGGACATGACCAACCTCTAA
- the uraH gene encoding hydroxyisourate hydrolase — MSTETTASVSTHILDTSIGRPAEGVAISLSARTGPGGEWVALGGSATDADGRCKDLPALPEGTTHVRLDFETETYFAKKQAEAQQDAPRVRDSATFFPEVTITFAVNPGEHYHVPLLLNPFGYSVYRGS; from the coding sequence ATGAGCACCGAGACCACCGCGTCCGTGTCCACGCACATCCTGGACACCAGCATCGGCAGGCCCGCCGAGGGCGTCGCCATCTCCCTGTCGGCCCGTACGGGACCGGGCGGCGAGTGGGTGGCCCTGGGCGGATCCGCCACCGATGCGGACGGGCGCTGCAAGGACCTGCCGGCACTGCCGGAGGGCACCACCCACGTACGTCTCGACTTCGAGACCGAGACGTACTTCGCAAAGAAGCAAGCCGAGGCGCAGCAGGACGCCCCCCGCGTAAGGGACAGCGCTACGTTCTTCCCCGAGGTCACCATCACGTTCGCGGTGAACCCGGGCGAGCACTACCACGTACCGCTGCTGCTCAACCCGTTCGGCTACTCCGTTTACCGAGGGAGCTAG
- a CDS encoding helix-turn-helix domain-containing protein — translation MTEPRDHPFVTAVKPLVDAMGGELMDPAQATPDDVVLTWEGRELLAVRLPQLSDSLDHILAALERRHGMPLSQLDRKSKQDVVRILEARGAFSVRHGVETVAGALGVSRFTVYNYLNRENPSKNTQA, via the coding sequence ATGACCGAGCCCCGCGATCACCCCTTCGTCACGGCGGTCAAGCCGCTCGTGGACGCCATGGGCGGCGAGCTCATGGATCCGGCGCAGGCCACGCCCGACGACGTCGTGCTCACCTGGGAGGGCCGGGAGTTGCTCGCCGTGCGCCTGCCGCAGCTCTCGGACTCGCTGGACCACATCCTGGCCGCGCTGGAACGCCGGCACGGCATGCCGCTGTCCCAGCTCGACCGGAAGTCCAAGCAGGACGTCGTCCGGATACTGGAGGCGCGCGGCGCCTTCTCCGTGCGGCACGGCGTGGAGACGGTCGCGGGCGCGCTGGGCGTCAGCCGCTTCACGGTCTACAACTACTTGAACAGGGAAAATCCCAGTAAGAACACCCAGGCGTGA
- the uraD gene encoding 2-oxo-4-hydroxy-4-carboxy-5-ureidoimidazoline decarboxylase, translating to MTSSPTPGLTRINTLDDRAASAELHEVCASSAWGSRMLAQRPFATAESLFAANEAAMAELTAEDLAEAMGGHAPIGRPKPGDPTSAREQRGMAGASEELRNELLELNLAYQEKFGHVFLICATGATGEFMRDAVKVRIDNSPEQERDIARGELVKINKIRLTRLVEGE from the coding sequence GTGACTTCGAGTCCGACCCCGGGTCTCACCCGGATCAACACCTTGGACGACAGGGCGGCCTCGGCCGAGCTGCACGAGGTGTGCGCCAGCTCGGCGTGGGGGAGCAGGATGCTCGCCCAGCGCCCCTTCGCCACCGCCGAGTCCCTGTTCGCCGCGAACGAGGCCGCCATGGCGGAGCTCACCGCGGAGGACCTGGCCGAAGCGATGGGAGGCCACGCGCCGATCGGCCGGCCGAAGCCGGGAGACCCGACCTCCGCCCGCGAACAGCGGGGCATGGCCGGCGCCTCCGAGGAGCTCAGGAACGAGCTCCTCGAACTGAACCTGGCCTACCAGGAGAAGTTCGGCCACGTCTTCCTCATCTGCGCCACCGGTGCGACCGGTGAGTTCATGCGGGACGCGGTCAAGGTCCGGATCGACAACTCGCCTGAGCAGGAGCGGGACATCGCCCGCGGCGAGCTCGTCAAGATCAACAAGATCCGCCTGACCCGCCTCGTAGAAGGAGAGTGA
- a CDS encoding GDSL-type esterase/lipase family protein yields MIGFRNVSKDRIPRRLRRLVCAAVTVPLATGALLAGGAGTAGAAPGNGPTAVVSMGDSYISGEAGRWKGNSLTNTGSRNGTDRGWVSGSSYDPSKVYGTTAGGCHRSDSAEVRSAGAIAAVAVNLACSGAVSQNVFRASNGGVPYKGEAPQADQLAAVAASHDVKTIALSVGGNDLGFADIIKNCALDFVIWYSYCYDDQQYAVDQKIDGVMANVGKAVDEIRAVMRTAGYADSSYRIVLQSYPSPIPRGAENRYTQSDWSRLNTGGCPFWNRDSDWARDSLVPQIAGRLKGVAAAKGVQFLDLRDMLQGREVCAKASKQVTSPVPASGRTSEWTRWIDNNESQGLIQESMHPNYYGQLAAGRCLALAVAQPASSASSCKNTAGSDHTGMFLTAAP; encoded by the coding sequence GTGATCGGATTCCGCAACGTCAGCAAGGACCGGATCCCCCGTCGGTTGCGACGACTGGTCTGTGCCGCCGTCACCGTGCCGCTCGCCACCGGCGCGCTGCTGGCCGGCGGCGCCGGGACCGCCGGGGCCGCCCCCGGGAACGGTCCCACGGCCGTGGTGTCCATGGGCGACAGCTACATCTCCGGCGAGGCCGGGCGATGGAAGGGCAACAGCCTGACCAACACCGGCAGCCGCAACGGCACGGACCGCGGCTGGGTCAGCGGCAGCAGCTACGACCCCTCGAAGGTATACGGCACCACGGCCGGAGGCTGCCACCGGTCCGACTCGGCCGAGGTGCGCAGCGCCGGAGCGATCGCCGCCGTCGCCGTGAACCTCGCCTGTTCCGGGGCCGTCTCGCAGAACGTGTTCCGCGCCTCCAACGGCGGCGTCCCCTACAAGGGCGAGGCCCCGCAGGCCGACCAGCTGGCCGCCGTGGCCGCGAGCCACGACGTCAAGACCATCGCCCTGTCGGTCGGAGGCAACGACCTGGGCTTCGCCGACATCATCAAGAACTGCGCCCTCGACTTCGTCATCTGGTACTCGTACTGCTACGACGACCAGCAGTACGCCGTCGACCAGAAGATCGACGGCGTCATGGCGAACGTCGGCAAGGCGGTCGACGAGATCCGGGCCGTGATGCGCACGGCCGGGTACGCCGACTCCTCCTACCGGATCGTCCTCCAGTCCTACCCGTCGCCGATCCCGCGGGGTGCGGAGAATCGCTACACCCAGAGCGACTGGAGCCGCCTCAACACGGGCGGCTGCCCCTTCTGGAACCGGGACTCGGACTGGGCGCGCGACTCGCTCGTGCCGCAGATCGCCGGCCGTCTCAAGGGCGTCGCCGCCGCCAAGGGCGTGCAGTTCCTGGACCTGCGGGACATGCTCCAGGGACGCGAGGTGTGCGCGAAGGCGAGCAAGCAGGTCACCTCCCCGGTCCCGGCCTCGGGCAGGACGAGCGAGTGGACGCGCTGGATCGACAACAACGAGTCGCAGGGCCTGATCCAGGAGTCCATGCACCCCAACTACTACGGCCAGCTGGCCGCCGGCCGGTGCCTGGCCCTGGCCGTGGCGCAGCCCGCCTCCTCCGCCTCCAGCTGCAAGAACACCGCGGGGAGTGACCACACCGGAATGTTCCTGACCGCGGCGCCCTAG
- the aceB gene encoding malate synthase A, whose amino-acid sequence MSAPAPSPLAIVDAEPLPRQDEVLTGAALAFVAELHRRFAPRRAELLARRGERRAEIARTSTLDFLPDTAQVREGDWKVAPAPAALNDRRVEITGPTDRKMTINALNSGARVWLADFEDASAPTWENVVLGQLNLIDAYERRIDFTDPRTGKAYALKPAAELATVVMRPRGWHLEERHLQFEGGPASGSLVDFGLYFFHNAKRLIDLGKGPYFYLPKTESHLEARLWNDIFVFAQDYVGIPQGTVRATVLIETITAAYEMDEILYELRDHAAGLNAGRWDYLFSIVKNFRDGGEKFVLPDRNAVTMTAPFMRAYTELLVRTCHKRGAHAIGGMAAFIPSRKDAEANTIAFAKVKADKDREAGDGFDGSWVAHPDLVPIAMASFDAVLGDKPNQKDRLREDVSVAPGELIAIDSLDAKPTYEGLRNAVQVGIRYIEAWLRGLGAVGIFGLMEDAATAEISRSQIWQWINAGVVFENGKTATAELTRELAAAELAALRTEVGEEAFAAGKWQQAHDLFLTVSLDADYADFLTLPAYDQLVG is encoded by the coding sequence ATGTCCGCACCAGCGCCGTCCCCGCTGGCCATCGTCGATGCCGAGCCCCTGCCGCGGCAGGACGAAGTCCTCACCGGAGCGGCCCTCGCGTTCGTGGCCGAGCTCCACCGACGGTTCGCCCCCCGCCGCGCCGAGCTCCTCGCCCGCCGCGGCGAGCGCCGCGCCGAGATCGCCCGGACCTCCACCCTCGACTTCCTCCCGGACACCGCACAGGTCCGCGAGGGCGACTGGAAGGTGGCGCCGGCCCCGGCCGCGCTCAACGACCGCCGCGTGGAGATCACCGGTCCGACGGACCGCAAGATGACCATCAACGCCCTGAACTCGGGCGCCAGGGTCTGGCTCGCCGACTTCGAGGACGCCTCGGCTCCCACCTGGGAGAACGTCGTCCTCGGCCAGCTCAACCTGATCGACGCGTACGAGCGCCGCATCGACTTCACCGACCCCCGCACGGGCAAGGCCTACGCGCTCAAGCCCGCCGCCGAACTCGCGACCGTCGTCATGCGGCCGCGCGGCTGGCACCTGGAGGAGCGCCACCTGCAGTTCGAGGGCGGCCCGGCCTCCGGCTCCCTCGTCGACTTCGGCCTGTACTTCTTCCACAACGCCAAGCGCCTGATCGACCTGGGCAAGGGTCCGTACTTCTACCTGCCCAAGACGGAGTCGCACCTGGAGGCCCGCCTCTGGAACGACATCTTCGTCTTCGCCCAGGACTACGTCGGCATCCCGCAGGGCACCGTCCGCGCCACCGTCCTGATCGAGACGATCACCGCCGCGTACGAGATGGACGAGATCCTCTACGAGCTGCGCGACCACGCGGCGGGCCTGAACGCGGGCCGCTGGGACTACCTCTTCTCCATCGTGAAGAACTTCCGCGACGGCGGCGAGAAGTTCGTCCTGCCGGACCGCAACGCGGTGACGATGACGGCCCCGTTCATGCGGGCCTACACCGAACTGCTCGTCCGCACCTGCCACAAGCGCGGCGCGCACGCCATCGGCGGCATGGCGGCCTTCATCCCGTCCCGCAAGGACGCCGAGGCCAACACGATCGCCTTCGCGAAGGTCAAGGCCGACAAGGACCGCGAGGCGGGCGACGGCTTCGACGGCTCCTGGGTCGCCCACCCCGACCTGGTCCCGATCGCCATGGCCTCCTTCGACGCCGTGCTCGGCGACAAGCCCAACCAGAAGGACCGGCTGCGCGAGGACGTCTCGGTGGCCCCGGGCGAGCTCATCGCGATCGACTCGCTGGACGCGAAGCCGACGTACGAGGGCCTGCGCAACGCCGTCCAGGTCGGCATCCGCTACATCGAGGCCTGGCTGCGCGGCCTCGGCGCCGTCGGAATCTTCGGCCTGATGGAGGACGCGGCCACCGCCGAGATCTCCCGCTCGCAGATCTGGCAGTGGATCAACGCGGGAGTCGTCTTCGAGAACGGCAAGACCGCCACGGCCGAGCTGACCCGCGAGCTGGCGGCCGCCGAACTCGCCGCCCTGCGCACCGAGGTCGGCGAGGAGGCCTTCGCGGCCGGCAAGTGGCAGCAGGCCCACGACCTCTTCCTCACGGTCTCCCTCGACGCCGACTACGCGGACTTCCTCACGCTCCCGGCCTACGACCAGCTGGTCGGCTGA
- a CDS encoding 8-oxoguanine deaminase: protein MAASAAHDSAAPRIVIENCAIATVDAHDTEYASGHVVVAGNKIEFIGAGKAPENLDNVVRRIDGTGHLVTPGLVNTHHHFYQWITRGLATDHNLFNWLVALYPTWARIDEQMTYTAAQGSLAAMAKGGVTTAMDHHYVFPKGSGDLSGSIIRAASEMGVRFTLARGSMDRSEKDGGLPPDHAVETLEGALADTEATVKKFHDASFDSMTQVAVAPCSPFSVSTELLKQGAELARRLGVRMHTHGSETVEEEKFCHELFGMGPTDYFESTGWLGEDVWMAHSVHMNDSDIAAFARTKTGVAHCPSSNARLAAGIARVPDMLAAGVPVGLGVDGTASNESGELHTELRNALLINRLNPVHRERALNARQALRLGTYGGAQVLGRADNIGSLEVGKCADLVLWNLNTFLHSSIADPVTALVFGAAAPVTASFVNGKQIVENNRLLFADEDAIAVSTREEAQRLARIAQA, encoded by the coding sequence ATGGCAGCATCGGCAGCCCATGACAGCGCCGCCCCGCGCATCGTCATCGAGAACTGTGCGATCGCGACCGTCGACGCCCATGACACCGAGTACGCCTCGGGCCACGTCGTCGTCGCCGGCAACAAGATCGAATTCATCGGTGCGGGCAAGGCCCCCGAGAACCTCGACAACGTGGTCCGCCGGATCGACGGCACCGGGCACCTCGTGACCCCCGGTCTGGTCAACACGCACCACCACTTCTACCAGTGGATCACGCGCGGCCTGGCCACCGACCACAACCTCTTCAACTGGCTCGTCGCGCTGTACCCGACGTGGGCGCGCATCGACGAGCAGATGACGTACACGGCCGCGCAGGGCTCCCTCGCCGCGATGGCCAAGGGCGGTGTCACCACCGCCATGGACCACCACTACGTCTTCCCCAAGGGCTCCGGCGACCTGTCCGGCTCGATCATCCGGGCCGCGTCCGAGATGGGCGTCCGCTTCACCCTCGCCCGCGGTTCGATGGACCGCAGCGAGAAGGACGGCGGCCTGCCGCCGGACCACGCCGTCGAGACCCTCGAAGGTGCGCTGGCCGACACCGAGGCGACCGTCAAGAAGTTCCACGACGCGTCCTTCGACTCGATGACCCAGGTCGCCGTCGCCCCCTGCTCCCCCTTCTCGGTCTCCACCGAGCTGCTCAAGCAGGGCGCCGAGCTCGCCCGCCGCCTCGGTGTGCGCATGCACACGCACGGCAGCGAGACCGTCGAGGAGGAGAAGTTCTGCCACGAGCTCTTCGGCATGGGCCCGACCGACTACTTCGAGTCGACCGGCTGGCTCGGCGAGGACGTGTGGATGGCGCACAGCGTCCACATGAACGACTCCGACATCGCCGCCTTCGCCCGCACCAAGACCGGTGTCGCGCACTGCCCTTCCTCCAACGCGCGTCTGGCCGCCGGCATCGCCCGGGTCCCCGACATGCTCGCGGCCGGCGTCCCGGTGGGCCTCGGCGTGGACGGCACCGCCTCCAACGAGTCCGGCGAGCTGCACACCGAGCTGCGCAACGCGCTGCTGATCAACCGCCTGAACCCGGTCCACCGCGAGCGCGCCCTGAACGCGCGCCAGGCCCTGCGCCTGGGCACCTACGGCGGCGCCCAGGTCCTCGGCCGCGCCGACAACATCGGTTCGCTGGAGGTCGGCAAGTGCGCCGACCTGGTCCTGTGGAACCTGAACACCTTCCTGCACTCCTCGATCGCCGACCCGGTGACCGCTCTCGTCTTCGGTGCGGCCGCCCCGGTGACGGCCTCGTTCGTCAACGGCAAGCAGATCGTGGAGAACAACCGGCTGCTCTTCGCCGACGAGGACGCCATCGCGGTGTCCACGCGGGAAGAGGCCCAGCGCCTCGCGCGGATCGCGCAGGCCTGA
- a CDS encoding NTP transferase domain-containing protein has protein sequence MSATTHSDAPVIAGLLLAAGGGRRLGGRPKALLPYRGRPLVENAVRVLREAGCGPVHVVLGASAAEVRERADLSGCVVVDNPDWAEGMGSSLRVGLASLAGTDAGAALVSLVDQPGIGPAAVARVREAYRSPASLAAAAYDGERGHPVLFGAERWADIAATATGDKGARTHLARHAGELVLVECSDVAEAFDIDTPPDLARLL, from the coding sequence ATGTCAGCCACTACGCACTCCGATGCACCCGTGATCGCGGGTCTGCTCCTGGCCGCCGGCGGCGGCCGCCGGCTCGGCGGCCGCCCGAAGGCCCTGCTGCCCTACCGTGGCCGTCCGCTGGTGGAGAACGCCGTACGGGTGCTGCGGGAGGCGGGCTGCGGCCCGGTGCACGTGGTCCTCGGGGCGTCGGCGGCCGAGGTCCGCGAGCGGGCCGACCTGTCCGGCTGCGTGGTCGTGGACAACCCGGACTGGGCGGAGGGCATGGGTTCCTCCTTGCGGGTGGGCCTGGCCTCCCTGGCCGGTACGGACGCCGGTGCGGCCCTGGTCTCGCTGGTGGACCAGCCGGGCATCGGCCCGGCGGCGGTCGCCCGGGTGCGGGAGGCCTACCGCTCCCCCGCGAGCCTGGCGGCCGCGGCGTACGACGGGGAGCGCGGGCACCCCGTGCTGTTCGGCGCGGAGCGCTGGGCGGACATCGCGGCGACGGCCACGGGCGACAAGGGCGCCCGGACCCATCTGGCGCGCCACGCCGGAGAGCTCGTACTGGTGGAGTGCTCCGACGTCGCGGAGGCCTTCGACATCGACACGCCGCCCGACCTGGCGCGACTCCTCTGA